In Trachemys scripta elegans isolate TJP31775 chromosome 10, CAS_Tse_1.0, whole genome shotgun sequence, the sequence CAGCTATGGGAGACTGAGGTGGATCTTATTGTGGCCCATGCGTCACGAGTGGAATTGTTAACTAAGCTCTGGTTGCACAATCTTTTACTGATGAGGTACAAGCCCGAAGCAGCTCAACTCAGCTTGTAATACCtggttgagtttgcagggctggagtCACTGATAGGCCTGGAACATCATAATGCCATTTTCAATGGCTCCTCTCAGAGCATAAAACCATTTTCGGTATCACCAGGTTACTACTCCTGATCTCTCTCTTTGTGACTTATCATGCAACGGAGTCCATTACTAAGCTTTCTTTTGCTGCCTCAGGACTTCCTCCCCGCCGACATCCAGGCCCAGTTTGCTGCCAGTCGAGAGCTTATCCGAAACATCTACAACAGCTTCTACAAACTGCGGGACCGTGCAGAAAGAATAGCTTCCCGAGCCATTGATAATGCCTCAGATCTTCTCATATTTGGAAAGGAACTAAGGTAGATTAGGGTGTGAGGATGCCCTCTAGAGCACACTTCTGTGAACAGTCTTGAGTTTTAAAGAGAGCAAGAGATGTACCAGTAGAATGTCTATGGGGCATGTACTTCTGAAGACGCATGGCACAAACCAGGTTCACTTTTTCCTGTTGCAGAGAGAAGAAAACATAGTGGGTGTGTTCCCCAGGGTGAGGGAGAGAAAACAGCATTGACATTCTCCATCTGATTTACACTTGCATGAAATGGTGCAGTCCCCAAGTACATGGGTGTGTGTGATATCCTTTTACGTGCTGCATATGTTCACACACtccccatttttgttttaaattgaaaacacTAACGGGCTTGCTAGTGCACagttcttttcattttctctaaTTTGTGTGTGCATACACTCACCCACATATACATATCCCAACCTGCTATCACTGCACTTTGCTGCTAACTTGACCTTCTTAGGGAGTAGGTATAAACTTATTGCCACCTGATTCCTAGGGGACTCTCTTTTCCCAGAGCCTACTAGTGAGTTTTGAGAGGGGGAAACTTCCAGTAACTGCTGGGATGGGTAAATCATCAGACCAACCTAGCTGCTTAGTGGGATCTTACTCACTGCCTCTTCTTTCCTCTGCCAGTGCTTTGGGCTCAGACACGACACCACTTCCCTCCTGGGCTGCTCTGAACAATAGCACGTGGGGGACTCTGAAACAGGCCTTGAAAGGCTTGTCTGTCGAATTTGCGCTGTTGGCCGATAAGGCTGTACAGCAGGTGAGTTCCTCTGCCATTTGCTTCTCCTATATAATCACAATTGCTGCATTGAGAGATGTTTTTTGCCTAGTGTCGCCTCTTGATTCAAAGGCCTTCTAGGCATGGGTGCCCAAGAAATTACTCTCCCTTTCTTAGCAGCTATGCAGGCATTAGTCTAAAGCCATGTCCAACTGGCCAGATATGCTACTGGGCTACATGTTCTGACTGGTGGAATTAAAAAACTCAAAGGTGTTAAATGAGGAGGGGAAAAGTGTGGGgggagcctttttaaaaaggtttaaagAATAAAGTAAATAGTGACTGTCCCAAGCTGTCCAAGAATCCTGCACTCTGCCTGGCTAAGATCATATGGTGAATATAGTCCAGCAAAACCTGTTTCTGTATCCAGTTGTGACGTTCACCACTTGTTAAACACTACATGAAACTCATTCCGACAGAACACAAGAGGTCTTATTGCTGTTGAAACAGCATAATGTGATGACAAATAACACGAGCACATGACAATCCAAAAAGACGAGTGATAGTTTCTCTTCACTGCAACCATCACTTCATGCTGCTAAAGATGTTCTGGGTGCTTTACAGATAAATAAAACCAGTTTCCTGCACCAAGGAGCCTAAGTTCTAGAGAGCCACATTTGTGACCCAGACATAGGAAGGGAAAAGGGGCAtaagaaacaaacaagcaagtgCTGAAGTTTAGCTGGTGTCTTGTCAGCTCTGCTTTTTGTTTCATTAAGTCTTCTAAGGAGGAAGTGCTTACCTTTCCAGGTCACCTGGAATAAGTGTGTCTTAAGGAGGGATGATGAAATCCTAGTGGATTCTATGAGTGCAGGGGTTCCAGACAGAGCTGCATGGAAAACCTCAGAGGACTCATGATGCCAACTTCTTGTTGCAGTGATCAGGCAATCCGAATGCTGTTTCTATTCCAGTTAGTTCTGTGTTCATCCTGGTGTCCAAGCTTAAGATCTCCAGTCCCACTGTGAGAGCTGCTTGATGTAGCTATGTAATGGCTGGTGTGCCCTGGAGATTCCTGGGGAGGGTCAACATACTGAGTGGGTTTGAGGAGCTGTGATGTGAGCTCTTGCCAGGCTTATATGAAATGTACTTGTCTCTTGTTTTCTAGGGAAAACAGGAAGAGAGTGATGTGGTGGAGAAGCTGAACCTTTTCCTGGATTTACTCCAGTCCTATAAAGTGAGTGCTGCTGTTTCTCTGCCAGTGAGACAGTTGTTTAGAACAGTTTTGTGCTTTTTAGAGGGTGTAACGCTCTATGGAATGGAAAACTGGCTGGACAGTCAGTTCAGAGGTAAACTGGCATCATGTAGAGTGAGGGGAGTGATTCTTCCTTGGCTAGCTCTGAAATGTTACCGATCTGCTCTTGGCTTATGAAAAGTTTTATGGACACCAGACCTTGCAAAGAGTTGAAGATATCCATCTGCTTCACTTGTAGGAATCCGCTAATCTTTTTCATAAGTCAGctattttgggggcagggaaagagaaTGAATTAGTGGACCTGCCTTTTACATGTGAAGACATTAGTTCAGttacaagtgaaatgagttttaCGATCTCAGCCTACTCCTTCAGGGACACCCTGCAAAAAGCAGCTAAATACAGTTCAACACAGTTGGCAGCCTTCCTGAAGAGGGGCCCTGTCCAGGATTGGAATAGCAGGGCACTGGAAGCTAACAAGAGGTTAATTAGCGATGTTTAATATTGAAAAGGGATACCCAGATAGGAAGTTCGGTGTTGGTAAAGTTCCAGGCACATTGACAGAGATGCAGCTTCAGATCACCTGCTGTACCCTCTGTTTTGGCTCGGAGCAGTTCtggttctcatttaaaaaaaaaaaaaaggctttattTTAAATACTCCACAGTTTAGAAATTTCATGGGACACCTTTCATGCCCTCAGCTGTGTACCTCCCAGATGTGCACgttctcttctcccctcttccATGGCCCGCGTTCCTGTATCTAGGCTCTGGTATGGGGTGAGTACTAGTTGTTTCCCTTCTTCCTGAAGGATCTATGTGAGAGGCATGAGAAGGGAGTACTGCACAAACACCAGCGAGCTTTGCACAAGTACAGCATGATGAAGAAGCAGATGATGAGTGCCACTGTGCAGAACAAGGAGCCAGAGTCCGTGGAACAGCTGGAGTCACGAATTGTGGAGGTAGGGCAGATGTTTCTGTGTATGTGGGAGTGATGGGTAGCATGTGTGTTGGATGGAAACCTCTTCCTAATACTGCCATAATGTGGCTTATCAGTGCTTTTGGAACAGGCAGAAAGGGTCACCCATAGATCTTAGTCTTATTCAAATTAATTGCTGTGCTGTAAGGAATTTGCATTTGTTCTACTGAACACTTACTGTTTGGTATCAAAAACAAGGTGGTCCAATATAGCTGCCTGTAGGAGGTGCATAAATGCACGGTCTGCATGGTGGAAAGTGCTTGCTATGTGACTTCTCCAGTTGCTGCCAAGCAAAATGGGCACAGGACTGCGTTTTTTTGATTTTTGGTAAGTGCTTGAGTTACAGGGTAGAGAGGAGAACTTGTGTTCTGCTGGTGTGAGTGGACACTGAGGATGATGCATTTCTTCTGCGACCCTTGCATCACCCTTCTGGGCAATGAGGTTAACTGGGTTTTTTGTGTCTCAGCAAGAGAATGCAATCATGACCATGGAGCTGCGGAATTACTTTTCTTTGTACTGCCTGCACCAGGAGACACAGCTAATCCATATCTACCTGCCTCTCACTTCCCACATCTTGGGAGCCTTTGTCAACTCCCAGATCCAGGGCCATAAAGAGGTAAGTTCTTCAGTCATCTTGCCTCCCTTTACCCAGTTGAAAATATGTATTTgagctgtttgtttttccctctttctcAAAGAGTGGGGCTGTCCTTGGGAAGGTGGTGCTGACAAACCCAGGGGAAGTataagtgtgtatgtgtattttttcCAGTCCCCGCACTTCCCAGGGTGAAGCTTTGGAGCTGTCTGAGATAATTATCTGTGGAATGCTGGGTTATTCAATTGTGGATGTTGTATATTTGCTAGATGGATTTGCTTTTTTGCCTtgtgttaaacagaaattatatAGCAAGAAAAAGGACCTAACACAAtggtggacaaactacggcccgtgggccgcatCTGGCCCATCAGagcttttaatctggcccttgagcttcATTTCCCCACTCCGGCCAGGGAGTGGAGTTTGGGGCTTGCTCCGCTCTGGCGCcctgatcctgctccccagcaggagggcgggcagggggagtggggcaagcccctgaccccgctcatCGGTTGGAGCACTGGTGGCGGAGTGGGGCAAGTGATGAGGTGGACccctgccagagagagagagagtgtgtgtgtgtgtgtgtacacaccacAGCCCACCCAGACCCACCTGTGGCTATATCCTGGCACAGGGTGTCTTTTCGGATTAAAAAAAAGCATTGTCATCACAGCTCTTcgttcatggcctgccatacaatttccatacccagatgtggccctcaggccaaaaagttttcccccttctgcccccccgcTCTAACAGGTTGCCTTGTTATGTGTTTAAATAAATCATTCAGCATTTCCTAGGTTCAGACTTCTTTCCATGCATTGCTTCATGGAAATGTGCGTTGGGGGAGACAGTTTCAGTGGAGGGCTCTAACCAAGCCTTCAAATCTCTGTCTCTTCCCTGCCTGCCTATTTTGGTAAGGATGACAGGATCTTCAGAGAGCTGCATTAAAGCACCAGCTTGATGGAGAGGTGCTCTGGACTTACTGGTTTTCCATATAACATTTCTGCAAATGCATTGGCTTTTGACCAACCTCCAACACAGCATAGTGCTACCATGAACTCAGACCTTTGAGTGTGCTGTGTGACAAAGTGATGACCCACCAAGctgttttgctttctttcctcTAGATGAGTAAAGTTTGGAATGAACTGAAGCCAAAGTTGAGCTGCCTGTTTGTGGGACCCCACAACATGCCAACACCACCATTGTCACCCCCAGAGGGCAACTTCTTTGCCAATTAATGCTCTGAGATCTGACACTGACCAAGTCAAAGTGTGGTCAAGAGAGGGGTGTGACCTCTATCTCCAGATATTAAAAGGAATCCTCCAAACAGCTATTTTTATATTGCTGCTTTGAGCTGCTCTCTGACTTATGGACAGACTGGAAACCGAAGCacatacagagaaagagagagacaatctcctgatttttgttctttattttgaaGTGCCTTGGGGCACGACTGAGATTCATTGCCCCAGAGGCCCTCTGCCTAAGGACTGGAAGTGGCTTGGTACATCACATGCTGCAGTTCAGCTGTTGCTGAAGTCTCATGCTGCTCATACTA encodes:
- the SNX8 gene encoding sorting nexin-8 isoform X1; the protein is MTAGEMDGEVPAGSGGAGTDLAKPPVIEPKDPEQLLMQTPQGNPLLLSHTLQELLSKDTVQVELIPEKKGLFLKHVEYEVSSKRFKCSVYRRYNDFVVFHEMLLQKFPYRMVPALPPKRMLGADREFIESRRRALKRFINLVARHPPFSEDVLLKLFLSFSGSDVQNKLRELVQGVGDEFMTCQLAPRAKDFLPADIQAQFAASRELIRNIYNSFYKLRDRAERIASRAIDNASDLLIFGKELSALGSDTTPLPSWAALNNSTWGTLKQALKGLSVEFALLADKAVQQGKQEESDVVEKLNLFLDLLQSYKDLCERHEKGVLHKHQRALHKYSMMKKQMMSATVQNKEPESVEQLESRIVEQENAIMTMELRNYFSLYCLHQETQLIHIYLPLTSHILGAFVNSQIQGHKEMSKVWNELKPKLSCLFVGPHNMPTPPLSPPEGNFFAN
- the SNX8 gene encoding sorting nexin-8 isoform X2, which gives rise to MQTPQGNPLLLSHTLQELLSKDTVQVELIPEKKGLFLKHVEYEVSSKRFKCSVYRRYNDFVVFHEMLLQKFPYRMVPALPPKRMLGADREFIESRRRALKRFINLVARHPPFSEDVLLKLFLSFSGSDVQNKLRELVQGVGDEFMTCQLAPRAKDFLPADIQAQFAASRELIRNIYNSFYKLRDRAERIASRAIDNASDLLIFGKELSALGSDTTPLPSWAALNNSTWGTLKQALKGLSVEFALLADKAVQQGKQEESDVVEKLNLFLDLLQSYKDLCERHEKGVLHKHQRALHKYSMMKKQMMSATVQNKEPESVEQLESRIVEQENAIMTMELRNYFSLYCLHQETQLIHIYLPLTSHILGAFVNSQIQGHKEMSKVWNELKPKLSCLFVGPHNMPTPPLSPPEGNFFAN